CTCAGGAAGGACGTCGGCGGGATCAGTGTCGCCGATGCGAACGTCGGAGAACACCATGGGGAGGCCCTGGGCGGTCAGCAGGTTCTGCGCGTCCATGAGCTGGGCGTGCACGTGCGGCTCGCTGCTGTTGCCGGAGTTTCCGCACCGACCGATGACCTGACCCGCTCGCACGCGCTCGCCCGGTCCCACCGTGAGCGAGCCTTGCTGGAGGTGCGCGACCAAGGCATGCACGCCGTCGTCGCCGCGGATCGTGACGTGGTTGCCGACGATCCACCCCGGCCCTCCGATCTCGCGCAGCATGCCCTCGAGCATCATGTAGACCAGCGTCAGGTAGTTCGACCGTGCCCGGTGATCGCGACGCCACCCGGATGCGACGACAACCTCGCCGTCGATCATCGCCCGCACGGGCTCGCCGAACGCGGGGTATGCCTGCGAAGCGCGGAACGCCTCGCCCCCGAACGCCGGGCGCGCACGGCCGTCATCCGGATCTGCGACGAGATCGATGGCGTACGCCTGCCCGTAACCGCGCACCCCGTGGCTCGGGACCTTCGATGCCGGACTGTTCACGGCAGCCCAGCGACCGACCACGGGCGCACGGACAGCACGCGCCTCGCGACCGGCCGCCTCGTGTCCCGGAGCCAGGAATGTGCCAAGGGCGGCCAGCACCAGGCCGATCGCAAATCCGGCGAGCGTGATCGCCCAGACCGTCACCTGCAAAGAACGCAGTTCCTCAGGAAGGGCCTGGCCGAACACCGCGAGCAGGAGCAGGATCAGCATCGAAGGAAACAGGATCAGCAGACGCCGGGAGTACAGCGCCTTCATGAGCCTCATCGCTGCGCCGCCATCACGACCGCGAGGACCGGAACGACGCGTGCCGCCGGCACCTCGTAGCTGCCGCGCCCGGACTGCCTGACCCAGCCCGCGCTCACGAGCTGACGGAGGTGGTGATGCAGCTGCCCCGTCGTGCCCAGCCCCTCGAGCGCGGCGAGTTCGGCGGTCGCGTGCGTTCCGTTCAGGATGTGACGGGTGAGTTCGAGGCGCACCGGATGCGCAAGCGCGCTCAGCGCTGAGGCCGAGTCCGACCAGTCGGTCTCGAGCAACCCTGCCGACGACGCGCCTTGCTGCCACTCCGCCGCGCCGTCGGGCAGGGCCACCGAGCCGACGAGCATGACGGCACCCGGAGCTCGACCCGGATCGGACGCGATGCGTTCTCGGAGTCCGGCCAGCGCCCAGAAGACGTCCGGATCAGTCGATGATGCCGGCGCGGGTGGGGACGTCCGCTCGAGGTCGGCCACACGCGCTTCGAGTGCCGCGAGCGCCGTCCGCAAATCTGAGATCTCATCAGCCACAGGCACGAAAGTACGCTAGCTCGTACTTACGCACAAGAGGTGAGTCGAGATGAGGCGTTACGGCGAGGGCGTCTGATTGAGAGCGAAGATCAGAATGGGGATGTCGAGCGCCACATGGATCACGAAGGCCCAGAAGAACCCCCTGGTCTCCTGCATGGACTTCGCCAGGACGAACCCCAGGAAGGCCGACATGGTCGCACCGACGACGCCGTTGGGTGCAATACCTCCGTAGTGGTAGGCGCCGAAGACCACGGAGCCCATGAGCAGCCCGTACGTCCGTGAGCTGGTGTCGTTCTCACCCATGGTGACGAATGGCAGTCGGAAGATCGTCTCCTCAGTGAAGGCGTTCATCGCCGCGAGTGGAAGCACCAGGGCGAGGTGGGCCCAGCGGAACGTGAACCCGCCGGGGAGGAACTGGAAGAACGTGACCGTCGCGACGATCGCGACCATCATGAGACCCAAGAACCAGCCGTCCGACTCCCATCGCCCTCCGCCAGGCTGCGCGAAGAATGGACGCATCGCACCGGTGCGGTGGAGGTTGAGGTAGCGGAGTCGGACCTTTCCCGCGAACACAAACGTCACGAGCAGGGCCAGCCCTACCACCGGCAAGGCACTGAGTTGGTAGTTCAGCATCCGGTTCGCGTACTCGCTCTCGAGTGGGCTGAAGCCGAACAAGGGCGCGTCGATAACCAGACCCAGCAGGCCCGCGATCACGACGATGACGACGGAGAAGACGCCGAGCTTCACGAACCGCTTCACCTGGTTGCCACCATCGCGCGCTTCCTCCGGCACGCTCACCCCGCTCGCGAACATCGCACGATCGTACTAATATTAGTACGTGAGTACAAGAGATGGTTCAGCGCCCGCACCACGCAGCACCCTCGGCGGACACGCACGACAGACACAGATCGAGCGCGCAGCCGCCGAAGTGCTGTCCGAGGTCGGCTACGCGGCGGCGTCTGTGGGTCGCATCGCGCAACGGGCGGGGGTCAGCAAAGGGGTCATCACCTATCACTTCGCCAGCAAGGACGAGATCTTGCGCCGGGTGGCTCTGACTCTGTTCGAGGACTGCGCCCGGCACATCGCGACCAGCGTGTCCGACGAGATGTCCCCCGTGGCACGTCTGCTCGCGCAACTCCGCGCCGAGCTGGAGTTCTTCTCCTCGAGGCGCATCGAGTTCCGCGCGATGGTCGAGGTCATGTCCAACCATCGCGAGCACGGCTTCATCCATGCGTTCGAGAACATCTCGACGCAAGAAGCCGCAACGCTCGCCGACCTGCTCCGCCAAGGCCAAGCCGAGGGGCAGTTCCGAGCCTTCGACGCCACCGAGATGGCCTACCTGATCGAGGCCGCCAAGAATGGGGCGCTCGACCGGTGGGCGTCCGACGAGACATTGGACCTCGCCCCCATGACTGCGACGATGCTCGACTTCATCGAGCACGCCGTGCGCGCCTGAACGTCCGCGTCTCGATCAGCGTTCGAGCGGGACGGGGAGCCGCCTCTTCGGGCGCGCAGCAAGACCGAGCGTACTGGCGAAGGAATCCGGATCCCTCTCGGCGTCATCGCAGTCGGAACCAGGCCTGGCAGTACGGCATCGACCCCTACGGCCTTCTACTGCCGCTGACCCGTGACGTCGGGACTCGCGACATCCGCGCCCAATGAGGAAGTCACTTTCTCGGCACGACGCTCCACGCATCGGTGACGACGACGTGGTCATCTTCGACGTAAGCCCGCGCTACCGCTTGGCCGATGCCGCGACCTGCACCCGTGACGATCACGACAGCACGCCGGTCGGCGGGCACAACGTCATGCTTCGTCAGGAGGCACCTCGCTTCCCGGTGCGATCACGTCGACTCCGGCAGACCTCGCCGCCTCACCGAGTCGGCGGTCATATGTGAGGATCGCTTCAACGTCGAGACGCATTGCCGCTTCAAGGTGCAACGCGTCCAGAGTACGCAGCTTTGGCATCGGCAGGAACCCCGCGGACCGATACGTGGCCCTGTCAAGTGCCGCGAGCGACACGCCATCGAGGATCGCACTGACCTTCGCCTGATCCCGCCCTTCCCTCACTGCCATGCGACGCAGCTCAGTCTCGAGCAGATCACTCGAGACGAGCCTGGAAGGCGTCTGGTCGAGCCAGTCCGCCAGCGCCCGGGTTTCGGGTTGTGCGACCAGGAGCGCTCCGAGTGCAGAGGTGTCCGCGTAGACGAGCGGAACGTCCGTCACGTCCGATCCTCGCGCAACTCATCGAGGATCCGGATCATCGGGCGGTCATCCTCGGACGGCTGCGGTGTCAGCGCCGCCCAGCCACCGACGCGCTTGGCTGGCCGGGCGATGGGCAACGTGGGTGCCGGGGCATCGAGAGGGATGATGCGGCCGACGGCGACTCCGCCGTTGGTCAGCACGAAAGAACGACCCTCGCCGACCGCGCGAAGCACGCGCCCGGACTCGTTCCGCAACTCGCGCTGAGACAGGCTCTCGACCTGCGGCTCACCCATGCTCACGCAGTGAGCGTAGCACCCGCGCTACACATTGAAGCGGAACTCCACGACATCGCCGTCGGCCATCACGTAGTCCTTGCCCTCGATCCGCACCCGGCCGCGGGACTTGGCCTCGGCCATGGTGCCGGCGGCGACCAGGTCGTCGAAGGAGACGACCTCGGCCTTGATGAATCCTCGCTCGAAGTCGGTGTGGATCACGCCGGCGGCCTGCGGAGCGGTCCACCCCTTCCCGATCGTCCAGGCGCGGGATTCCTTCGGGCCGGCGGTCAGATAGGTCTGCAGGCCGAGGGTGTCGAACCCGACCCGGGCGAGCTGCTCCAGCCCGGGCTCGTCCTGCCCGCTCTCGGCGAGCATCTCGGCAGCCTCGTCGGGCTCCAGCTCGACGAGCTCGGCCTCGAACTTCGCGTCGAGGAAGATCGCGCGTGCCGGGGCCACCAGCTCGCGCAGCTCGGCCTGCATGGCCTCGTCGGCGAGGCCGTCGTCGTCGGTGTTGAAGACGTAGATGAACGGCTTGGCGGTCATCAGCCCGAACTGCTTGATGATCCCGGCGTCCAGGCTGGCTCCGCCGGCGGAGATCGTGGTCCCGGCCTCCAGCAGCGCGATGGCGTCCTTGGCGGTGTCGAGCACGGCCTGCTCGGTCTTCTTGCCCCGCACCTCCTTCTCGAGCCGGGGCAGCGCCTTCTCCAGGGTCTGCAGATCGGCCAGGATCAGCTCGGTGTTGATCGTCTCGATGTCGTCCTTGGGCGAGATCTTGCCGTCCACGTGCACCACGTCGGGGTCGGCGAAGGCACGGGTGACCTGGCAGATCGCGTCCGCCTCGCGGATGTTGGCGAGGAACTGGTTGCCGAGCCCCTCCCCCTCGCTCGCCCCGCGCACGATGCCGGCGATGTCGACGAAGGAGACCGTCGCCGGGACGATCTTCTCGCTGGAGAAGAGCCCGGCGAGCGTCCCCAGGCGCTCGTCCGGCAGCGGCACCACACCCACGTTCGGCTCGATCGTCGCGAACGGGTAGTTCGCGGCGAGCACGGTCGCGCGGGTGAGCGCGTTGAACAGGGTGGACTTGCCGACGTTGGGCAGGCCAGCGATACCGATAGTGAGAGCCACGGGAAACCAGTCTACGGCCGCCCGGAGGTGCTCAGGCCTGCGCCATCACCTGCTGCATGATCTCCGGGGTCCGGCGGTCGAACCAGCGGCCGCCCACGCGCACGCCGAGCACGGCCACGGCAAGCCCTCCGGCGACGCCCACCACGAGCGCGACCCATCCGAATGCCGGGCTGATCGCCAGCGTCATTACCCCGAGCACGAGCACCGGCAGGGAGAGTGTGAACGAGGCCAGCATGCCGACCATCTGCGCCACCAAGGTGGCCATCGCCGCACCCTGCGGCTGCTTGAGCGGGCTCTCGCCCGGCTTCGGCACGGGGTAGATGAGCCGGGCCGAGGCCACACTGGAGACCCCGAGCGTCACCCCCAGCGCTCCGTAGCTCACCCCGAGCACCATCGGTGCGAGGTCCCACCGGCCGGTGACGACGAAGGTCGCGACGGCGAAGACGGTCACCACCAGCACACCTGGCACGCCGATCGCGAGTGCCCGTCCGGCCCGGTCCGCCCGGCCGGAGACGCCGGTGGCCACGTGCAGGGCGAAGGCGCTGCTGTCGTAGGCGATGTCGGCCGAGATGGCGTACCCGAGGATCCATGCGGTCAGGGGCGCGAGGATCAGCAGGATCTCCCCGAACCCGCCGCTGCCGCCCGCCACTGCCAGGATCACCGGCAACAGCGGCACGATCGCCAGCGAGGCCGAGTAGCGCGGATCGCGCAGCCAGTAGGTCAGCGCCCGTGCCGCCACCGCTCCGGTCGGGGTCGCGGGGAGCCGGCCCAGCCAGCCCATGCCCTTGCCCTTGCCCCCGGCGCCGGCAGTAGGAGGGGTCACCAGCGCCCGAGCGAGACCCCGGTCCCACACCAGCACCATCGCAAGCAGGCTGAGGAGGGCGATCGCCAGGCGCACGCCCGCCACGCCCCAGTGCCCCGCCTCGACCGCCGGGGCGATGCCCCACGGCGCACCGAAAGGCGTCCAGCCCACCACCGCAGCGACGTCGGTGACGAGCGAACGCACCTGATCGCCACTGGCGGCACCACCGGCGAGCCTGCTGGTGGACCAGCTGATGACCGGGCCGATCATGACGATCGGCACCAGCGCAGCGACGGCGAGCACCTCACGGGAGCGGCGGGAGTCCAGCAACGGGGCGAGCGCCGTCGTCAGGGCTCGTGCCCCGACCACGCACAGCGCGACGGCGAGCAGGCCACCGATGAGCGCGACGGGGATGAGCGCAGGCGTGCGCCACCAGGCGAAGGCGAGCCCGATGGCCACCAGCACGGTGGCGGCCGCGGGGATCGAGGTGAAGCCGGCGGCAGCGAGGCCGGCGATGAGCCGGCGCCTGGGTATGCCGAAGGACACGAATCGCTGGGGATCGAGCGTCGCGTCGGTGCCGAAGGCGAAGATCGGCACCACCCACCAGGCCACCACAGCGAGGGCGCCGGCGATCAGGACCACCTGCCCGGTGAGGTAGGGGTCCACTCCCCCGCCGGCGACGGCGCCGGTCACCGCCATCCCGATCACGAACAGCGCGTACAGGATCGCGAAGAGGTAGCCGATCGTCTGCCACACGCTCCGGCGGAACGTGTTCGCCAGCAGGGTCAGTCGGAGGCGGACGAAGTGCGCAACCACGCCAGTCCCTCCGTCTGCTGCCGACCGCCGACGAGTTCGACGAACCGGTCCTCCAGCGAACCCCCGGCGCGGACCTCGTCCACGGTGCCGGTGGCACGGATCTGCCCGTTGGCGATCACGGCGACGTGGCTGCACATCCGCTGCACCAGGTCCATCACGTGGGAGGAGACGATCACGGTGGCGCCCGAGTGCACGTAGTCGGCCAGGAGGTCGCGGATGTTCGCGGCCGAGACCGGGTCGACCGCCTCGAACGGCTCGTCCAGCACCAGCACGCGCGGGGCGTGGATGAGTGCGCAGCCGAGGGCGATCTTCTTGGTCATCCCGGCGGAGTAGTCCACCACGAAGGTGTCCTTGTCGGCGGTCAGGTCCATGGCGCGCAGCAGGTCGTCCGCGCGCTCGGCGACGGTCTCGCGGTCCATTCCGCGCAGCAGACCGGAGTAGGTGAGGAGCTGGACTCCGGTGAGGCGGTCGAACAGCCGCACGCCGTCGGGCAGCACACCGAGCTGGGCCTTGCCCCGGTCGGGATCGCTCCAGAAGTCCGCGCCGTTGATCGCCACGGTCCCGGCATCGGGCCGCAGCAGACCGGTGGCCATCGACAGCGTGGTGGTCTTCCCGGCCCCGTTCGGGCCGACGAAGCCGTAGAAGGAGCCGCGGGGCACGTCCAGATCGATCCCGGCCACGGCGTTCTTCTGGCCGAAGCGCTTCCAGAGCCCGCGGATCGACAGGGCTGCCGACGGGTCGGGTGGCGCGGAGGGTGAGCCGGGCGGGTCGGCGTCGGGCACCGGTACGGGTGCGACGCCACCACCCTGCGGTGGGTGCGATGCAGGAGTCTCGGACATGGCAACCAAGGTACGGGTAGGCGGCGACATCGTGATCCATCGCGAGGGGGAGATCTGCCCTCGCCGGGTGCTAGTCGTCGCCGTCGAAGAGTCCGCCGTCGAGAAGCCAGTGATAGCGCAGCCGCAGCGCCCGTTCGCTGCTCGCCACCAGCCCGGCCACCACCAGACCGACGTTGAGCACGGCCGGCAGCTGGATCGGCGAGACGAAGGACCCGATCCGCTCGGCCACGATCGGGATGTGCGAGACCTGCTCGATCACCTGCGGCACACCCAGGACCAGCGAGACCAGCAACACCGTGATGGAGACGGCTCCGATCGCCCGGCTCAGCGCCGGGCGCCTACGCTCGAGCCGGGCACGGCGGCCCTCCGCGGAGGCCGGGTCGGGAACCAGCTGCCGCTCCGGACCGTTGTCGGGCACGTAGTGGCACCTGCGCAGCCCGTACCCGCTGGTCACCACCTCGATCTCGCCGCCGGGCACGCGGAAGAGCGCGGGGAGCTTCGAGCCAGCCCGGTGGGAGCCGTCCCGGTACAGCTGCGCCAGGATCTCACCGTTGGAGTCACCCCACAGCCGTACGTCGACCGACCACCGGTGCGTCCGGCCGTCGTCCTCGGGCAGGTCGAGATGGAGCAGCGCCCGGGACAGCGGCTGCCACCACCGGTAGCGCTGCAACGGATGACCATCACCGGGTTTGACCCTGCGCGCCGCACGGCGACGCCTCCAGCCTGAGAACACGACGGCCACGGTAGCCAGCCGGGCCGCCGGTGCGGATCGGCCGGACGGATGAGACCTGGGGCCACCCCTCCACCTGAGGGTGGTGGCCGGCCCACTCGCCGGGGCAGCGGCGCGCCCGCGGCGGCGATGTCGGTGCCGCGTGGGAACGTGAGGTCATGGACTTCACGCAGCTGATTCTCGGACTGGTCGTCGGGCTCGTGCTCGGCACCGTCGTCGGTGCCGTGCTGATGCGTGCGGTACGCGGCTCGAGCGAGGGCGCCGCGCAGGCGCAGGGGACCGAGGAGATCGCCGACCTGACCCAGCGGCTGCGCTCGGCCGAGGAGGAGGCGGCGCAGGTGCCGGTGCTGACCGAGCGGCTCGCGGCCGCACGCGAGTCCCACGAGCGCGAGCTGCGTGCCGCCGAGCGCGCCGCCGATGAGCGTGCCGACCTCGAACGTGCCGGCTTCGAGCGGGCGCTGGAGTCCGAGCGCACCCGTGCTCGGGAGCGGGTGGAGGAACTGCGTGCGGACAGCAAGCGGATGGCGGACGAGTTCGAGGCGCTCTCGGCGAAGGTGCTCTCCCAGACGCAGGAGTCCTTCCTGAAGCAGGCCGAGGAACGCTTCGCACGCGCCCAGCAGGCCTCCGACGCCGAGCTCTCCAAGCGCGAGGAGGCCGTCAAGTCGCTGGTGGAGCCGCTCAGTCGCACGCTCACCGAGGTCAAGTCGGGGATGGACGAGGCCGAGAAGGCGCGGCTGCACGCGCACTCCACCCTGGCCGAGCAGGTCAAGCAGATGCGCTCGGATTCCGAGCACCTGCGCCAGGAGACGAACCAGCTGGTCACCGCGTTGCGGGCGCCGCAGGTGCGGGGCCGGTGGGGTGAGCTGCAGCTACGCCGGGTCGTCGAGGCGGCCGGGATGCTCGAGCATGTCGACTTCGTCGAGCAGCAGACCCTCACCACCGACGGCGGCGCCCTGCGGCCGGACCTGGTGGTCACCCTCCCCGGCGAGAAGCGCGTGATCGTGGACGCCAAGGTGGCGTTCAACGGGTACCTGGAGGCGATGGAGGCGCGCGAGGACTCGGTGCGCACCTCCCGGCTGCAGGCGCACGCCCGGCACGTGCGCGATCACGTGGACTCCCTCGGCGCCAAGGCCTACTGGGAGCACCTGGAGCACACACCCGAGTTCGTCGTCATGTTCATGCCGGCGGAGTCGTTCCTGCAGGCGGCACTCGAGCAGGACCCGACCATCATGGAGCGCGCATTCGAGAAGAACGTGGTGCTCGCCACCCCCGCCACCCTCGTGGCACTGCTGCGCACCGTGGCCTATACGTGGCGACAGGAGCTGCTCGCCCACGAGGCGCAGCAGGTCTTCCAGGTGGGGCGCGAGCTGCACAAGCGGCTGGGCACCATGGGCAAGCACCTGACCACGCTGGGCAAGCGCCTGAACTCCTCGGTCGAGGCGTTCAACGCCTTCAACCGCTCGCTCGACGCCAATGTGATCACCCAGGCGCGTCGGTTCAGCGCCCTGCAGGGCCTGGACCCTGCGATGGAGTCACACCCGCCGTTGGAGGTGCTGGCCACCACGGCCCAGAAGCCGGACGCCTACGAGGACGAGGCGGTGCGGGATGGGCGCAGCGCGACCGCGCCCCTGCCGCTCGAGGCGCTGACAGTGAGCA
Above is a window of Ruania suaedae DNA encoding:
- a CDS encoding TetR/AcrR family transcriptional regulator gives rise to the protein MSTRDGSAPAPRSTLGGHARQTQIERAAAEVLSEVGYAAASVGRIAQRAGVSKGVITYHFASKDEILRRVALTLFEDCARHIATSVSDEMSPVARLLAQLRAELEFFSSRRIEFRAMVEVMSNHREHGFIHAFENISTQEAATLADLLRQGQAEGQFRAFDATEMAYLIEAAKNGALDRWASDETLDLAPMTATMLDFIEHAVRA
- the ychF gene encoding redox-regulated ATPase YchF yields the protein MALTIGIAGLPNVGKSTLFNALTRATVLAANYPFATIEPNVGVVPLPDERLGTLAGLFSSEKIVPATVSFVDIAGIVRGASEGEGLGNQFLANIREADAICQVTRAFADPDVVHVDGKISPKDDIETINTELILADLQTLEKALPRLEKEVRGKKTEQAVLDTAKDAIALLEAGTTISAGGASLDAGIIKQFGLMTAKPFIYVFNTDDDGLADEAMQAELRELVAPARAIFLDAKFEAELVELEPDEAAEMLAESGQDEPGLEQLARVGFDTLGLQTYLTAGPKESRAWTIGKGWTAPQAAGVIHTDFERGFIKAEVVSFDDLVAAGTMAEAKSRGRVRIEGKDYVMADGDVVEFRFNV
- the rmuC gene encoding DNA recombination protein RmuC, whose translation is MDFTQLILGLVVGLVLGTVVGAVLMRAVRGSSEGAAQAQGTEEIADLTQRLRSAEEEAAQVPVLTERLAAARESHERELRAAERAADERADLERAGFERALESERTRARERVEELRADSKRMADEFEALSAKVLSQTQESFLKQAEERFARAQQASDAELSKREEAVKSLVEPLSRTLTEVKSGMDEAEKARLHAHSTLAEQVKQMRSDSEHLRQETNQLVTALRAPQVRGRWGELQLRRVVEAAGMLEHVDFVEQQTLTTDGGALRPDLVVTLPGEKRVIVDAKVAFNGYLEAMEAREDSVRTSRLQAHARHVRDHVDSLGAKAYWEHLEHTPEFVVMFMPAESFLQAALEQDPTIMERAFEKNVVLATPATLVALLRTVAYTWRQELLAHEAQQVFQVGRELHKRLGTMGKHLTTLGKRLNSSVEAFNAFNRSLDANVITQARRFSALQGLDPAMESHPPLEVLATTAQKPDAYEDEAVRDGRSATAPLPLEALTVSTDHELETLVTDAQRDAAKAGRSTRATGTDRAANDD
- a CDS encoding type II toxin-antitoxin system VapC family toxin: MTDVPLVYADTSALGALLVAQPETRALADWLDQTPSRLVSSDLLETELRRMAVREGRDQAKVSAILDGVSLAALDRATYRSAGFLPMPKLRTLDALHLEAAMRLDVEAILTYDRRLGEAARSAGVDVIAPGSEVPPDEA
- a CDS encoding CPBP family intramembrane glutamic endopeptidase, which encodes MFASGVSVPEEARDGGNQVKRFVKLGVFSVVIVVIAGLLGLVIDAPLFGFSPLESEYANRMLNYQLSALPVVGLALLVTFVFAGKVRLRYLNLHRTGAMRPFFAQPGGGRWESDGWFLGLMMVAIVATVTFFQFLPGGFTFRWAHLALVLPLAAMNAFTEETIFRLPFVTMGENDTSSRTYGLLMGSVVFGAYHYGGIAPNGVVGATMSAFLGFVLAKSMQETRGFFWAFVIHVALDIPILIFALNQTPSP
- a CDS encoding ABC transporter ATP-binding protein gives rise to the protein MSETPASHPPQGGGVAPVPVPDADPPGSPSAPPDPSAALSIRGLWKRFGQKNAVAGIDLDVPRGSFYGFVGPNGAGKTTTLSMATGLLRPDAGTVAINGADFWSDPDRGKAQLGVLPDGVRLFDRLTGVQLLTYSGLLRGMDRETVAERADDLLRAMDLTADKDTFVVDYSAGMTKKIALGCALIHAPRVLVLDEPFEAVDPVSAANIRDLLADYVHSGATVIVSSHVMDLVQRMCSHVAVIANGQIRATGTVDEVRAGGSLEDRFVELVGGRQQTEGLAWLRTSSASD
- a CDS encoding ArsR/SmtB family transcription factor, producing the protein MADEISDLRTALAALEARVADLERTSPPAPASSTDPDVFWALAGLRERIASDPGRAPGAVMLVGSVALPDGAAEWQQGASSAGLLETDWSDSASALSALAHPVRLELTRHILNGTHATAELAALEGLGTTGQLHHHLRQLVSAGWVRQSGRGSYEVPAARVVPVLAVVMAAQR
- a CDS encoding M23 family metallopeptidase codes for the protein MKALYSRRLLILFPSMLILLLLAVFGQALPEELRSLQVTVWAITLAGFAIGLVLAALGTFLAPGHEAAGREARAVRAPVVGRWAAVNSPASKVPSHGVRGYGQAYAIDLVADPDDGRARPAFGGEAFRASQAYPAFGEPVRAMIDGEVVVASGWRRDHRARSNYLTLVYMMLEGMLREIGGPGWIVGNHVTIRGDDGVHALVAHLQQGSLTVGPGERVRAGQVIGRCGNSGNSSEPHVHAQLMDAQNLLTAQGLPMVFSDVRIGDTDPADVLPENEQHMTASA
- a CDS encoding type II toxin-antitoxin system Phd/YefM family antitoxin, whose amino-acid sequence is MGEPQVESLSQRELRNESGRVLRAVGEGRSFVLTNGGVAVGRIIPLDAPAPTLPIARPAKRVGGWAALTPQPSEDDRPMIRILDELREDRT